The genome window AATGACTGCATTAAAGAAACAGGTGTTTCCCAGGTTGCTCAGCCCCTTTACTGAAATACTACCATTGTCTTCAGATGTGCCAGACTTTTGTGATTTCCCAACACTCTCtttcttgatgtttttcttttggtggtccttgttttctttgttttccttgtcCTCTGCTTTTACAATCTCTCTCTTCTGCTCAACTTCCAACAAACTGTCTTCCTCCTTCACTCCTAAATAACCAAACACAGCGTGGTGGACATGGTGATAGAGACATATAATCTCAATAATACtctttgataaaaataaaacataaaaacattacacaGTGATGCTAAACTTTCCAATGGGACCTACTTTTCTCCGGTCTCTTTATAGGATCTGcagaggtttgtttttttaggttgGTCATCAGCTGAGCCAAATGTCCAGTCCTGGAGTACTGGACTTCATCATCACATATGTAACACCTGTAAGTTTGGCAACACATGAATAAAAGAACAAGTACTTCTCATTTCAAACACAATTTATGCCTCTGTGATTAACACATCACAGCaacatacacaccacacactcCAGTTGTCCAAACTGACCACCAGGCAATGTGGATCTGACCGAGGAGTCTCATAATGTTTGATGGCATGCTGGTTCTCAGAGCTTCGTCCACATCCCTGGTAGAAAAGATGCATCTGGTCATTTAGCACAAAATCACTTCATACATGTCAAATCTGAATGATGAATGGGTTGAATAAACTCACTCTATGGCCGCATTTCAAGCACATCCATACGGCTGCTGTTTCTTGTTCCTCTTCAGAGTCCTGTGGCAGGGTGGAGctgatattttctttattttcttcatgcTTACAATCCTGGCAACTCGTCCAATCAGAATTCCCAGAGAGTTTCTTTAGAAGAGTTTGGTCTGTTCCCTTCTTAATATGTCTGCAAGATGGACCTatgaagataaaaaaataaatacaatgtggAAAAGTCATCCTAGGCCTTCCACAGGTTGTCATTCAAATGACATGAAGATGATGATATATTCTTTACCTGTCAGGTCAATGTCATCTTCCTCTCTGGAGCTCTTGTCCTTCCCCCTTTTCTTTCCCATTTTCACCTAACGTTAAGCACAATTAGACATGAATGGAAATCAGACACTGCATTCACCTAAAGTAACACTAGCTTTGGCTAATAGCTATATTACATCAGATTATAATGCTGCTTGACACAATTTAGTGCCCGTACATTCAGTgccacaagcaaacaaaaagtaATGTAACGTTTAACTCCATGACCATTCTCTGGGTCCAGTCAACTTACTGTCACAAAAGGAGCCTAAAACCTTCAGTTTCGTTTACTTTGTGTGGATGGATTCTCAAATCCGGACATAGTTAACTTGGTTTACTGGTTACAGCGGTAAAATGCGAACCTTTAGGTAAGAAAGGGGTCTACAAAGTTTCAAATTCGCAAAAAATCACTCcgctgacaaaaaaataaaaatcccgGCTGACACATGCAGACAATTGTGTCGCTGTTTCTGCTGTTCGGTGTTCTGTACGTGTATTTCCTGTGTGCGTCGCTTTTAACAGTCCGAGTTGAAACAAAGCTCGATTACTAGCTAGGGTAAGTTACAGCACTAGTGTTGCGATTACTGAAGTTGTTCAGGTGTTTAACTTTATCTTGTCCAGCTCATTTTATATATAgcttatttaaatatattttattaatgttacaCACTTGACAAGACTGAAAACGATGTCACATTTTAGTTGCTGGTACAGAAGCAACATGCCATTTGTTAGCCGAGCTGTAAGTTAACGTTAAGTAATGACAGGTTAACTTAAAGCTATAATATCGTTGAATGTGGAGACAGAAAGCTGTTCAAAAACAGTGTCTGTTTATGTATAACAGTAGTGAAGATCGACGCACTAGTTTGCCTTTATCAGCATGTCTTACTTGGAGTGGGCTGAGTCTCAGCTTGCAGAGATGGAGCTGCTGAGCAGCATGTTTCCcacccaggaggagctggagatcACAGACCAGCTGGCACTAGCTGAGCTCAGGGCCTATGTGGAGGGCTCAGATTCAACAGACAGCCCTCCTCCTTCCAGACCTCAGTTTCTCATCAAACAGAAGCTGGACACTGCAAGCATTGAGAGGGTAACCGAATAACCGACTATCATAGTATGTCATTGTGATTTAAATATGTCTTAAACCATAATTGttattcttttcttattttattcctCCACTCAGACGGACGTCATTCTATCATGTGCTTATCCATCCGAATATCCCAGTGTGTTACCAGAGATAACAGTCCGGTAAGCCATTATCCACTTTTGATGTGTGGTAAAGGTGATGAACTCTTCACATATATACAAAACAAGAACTAATAACTAATTTGCTtagtttaaaataattataaaatgtgCACATAATTGCtaatttggaaaacaaaatcttgcAAAACAGAAACGCAATATGTTCATATAATCTAATGTTAGGGAGGAGGGTagagaccatagactgtatataaatatttatacagtctatggtagagactcatgtgttgtgtgtgtgtgtgtaggcttttccaaaaaaaagttttccatTTAGAGGTCATGCGTGATAAGGAGACGGTTATGAAATGTCACATCAGCTCCTGCAATTTGACAGCTTACGATATtgtaacattttcataaaacttCCATGTCAAGCAGACATTAATAACTCAAGCACGCACATTTCAACTTTGCCATTCTGTCGGGAAAAGTCGAAAAGTCATTCTATAAACCCTGCAGCAGTAAGCAGCAGCCTGAACTGCAAAGAGCCAGAAGAAGAAGCCAAGCACAACAGTGTCATCACTGGTGTGGtctaatgtgaaaatgaaaagattgaAAGTTACATAGATGAGCAACAGACTAATGACACAGATGAAAATGGATTATGTGACTGTGGCAGAAAGCAAGAGGTTAGTTTCTACTGTTATGGCCttgtttaagtttaaaaaatcgGCATGGTTGAATACAGATAGCATATAATGTGATGTATGCTGTATGTGATCCCTTTATGGAGTTGTTAAGCAATAAAATCTGTATATAGGCTGCTAAAGGGGTAGGATGACATCAGTCTCTGTTGATGAGTAGTTGGAATTGCAGCTTGTGTGGGAAGATATATTTTGGTTTATCCTCCTGTCCACTTTAGTTAGGTGGCCAGTATCTGATACTAAccacaaattgtaattttcataaaaaaaagataaaacttttaTCTTATCATCTGTCAATTTGAATTCAGAAAATATTGTATTGGGAGTAGTCATTCATATGGATTATTAGTAAGACTATCAACCTCCTGAAgatcttttattttgtgttatgtcGTAGTGCAAATCTTAGCTTCTTCAAGATTTCCATTAGAAGTTGCCTTAATCTTCTCTGAATCCTTCATACAGCATGTTTTATTCGTGCCCTAGGTGTGCTGGTCTCAGCAGGACCCAGCAGACACAGCTCCACACAGATCTCAACGCATACCTCATGGAAAACTGCCAGGGGGAAGTATGTGTGCTCTCTGCTGTGGACTGGGTGAAAGAcaacctgcagctcttcatcaaTAAGAGATTATCAGCAGCACTAGTTCCTAAGAAAGAGTCTGCATCTTCACAGCCACAGGAAGTGTTCAGCCGACTGTGGATTTACAGTCACCACATCTACaacaagacaaagaggaagaacaTCTTGGAGTGGTCCAAGGAGCTGGCCCTGTCGGGATTTAGCATGCCTGGGAAGCCtggtattgtgtgtgtggaaggtCCTCAATCTGCCTGTGAGGAGTTCTGGTCCAGGTATCTTGAGTGTTGTTATTTTTAGGAGCTGATGTCACAGCCAGAAGCCTGCTGAGGTAACAGgtttattatttttctaaacTTTTTCCCATTTCACAGAGTGAAGGTTCTGACATGGAAGAAGATCATGATTCGACATAGAGAGGATATTCCCCTTGATCGTCAGGGCGAGGACAGCAGGACTGTTGAAAGTATAGACTCCCTGCGCAAATTCACAGGCTTTGAAGAGGCGATGTTTGACCCCCATGGGAACAGAGGTAATCACATGGACCTTGGGCAGCTCTACCAGTTCTTAAATGAGAAAGGGTGTTGTGATGTCTTTCAGATATATTTTGGCATTGAAGGGAGGTAGTGGTCAGACCTAGAGAATAAATATACATAGGTATTTGACTGGTGCCTTGTCATTGAAGTCATTTCTCCTGAAAGTGTTAACttaaaaatggaaatgcatTCATTAATGCACACAAATAGATTGTGAGCATGTGGTAACATGTGtctgataaactgaaataaataaattgcctttttgtggaTGTTGCTTAGCCGTTACACCTGGGACCTCATTGGGATAAAAGGCAGAAAGAACATTTCTGCAATTGTTTTCACAATTCACTTTTTAGCTAATAggcatatttttcaaaaagaagcattaaaaatgtatttttctgagAGTTTTCTTAAGGACCTGTTATATTTGCAATTTTAATACTCCTGCATGTGCCACAGATCACACCTTACCCTAGGCGTTTCTTTCCTCAAATGGTACCACTGTGTATTACTACCAGGCTATTATAGGATTTTCAGGTCTGATACCACATTAATAATTGAACAACATAGTCAACAATTTGCTAGATATCTGTTTATGAAATCTGTTGATTTTCCTCTTATGAATTATAGATAACATTACTGTGGACAGTCTCCAATTTTCTTTGAATGATTAGTTGTTAGATAAATTGTGCATAATTATGGATTACACTCTGGCAATTAAAATTAACAAGACTGACCCTCCCAAGACTGAGATGGAAATTTTCAAAACATTCATAAAGATTTttatgtggattttgttcctCTGGGTTTCAGTGTAAATGTGATTATTTCAAATATATGGTATGTATGGATATTTTATAGGTGATTTTATTAGCAAAGTGGACTCCTTGCATACAGTAAGcactcatatactgtatatttgtccATTATCAGTTCATACCATtgttgtcacatacacacacatattattaCAAAACTTGTAAGATGGGGGGTAGTAATAACAAGGACACAACTTGAAGACAAATATAATGTTCAGTAGTTATAGGCATTGGATTGAATTTACTTGCAAACTTGCTTTGTCTACATTTCCCAGCAGATGGCAGCATCATATAattaaaagtcagaaaatatggCATCCTTAGATGTAACCTGCTATTTCTGGATGTTAACATGTTTAAACCTAATACAATACATAATCTGGATGATTTGGTCCAAAACAATTTCAGCTGTAATTTGAatcaaatatgaatattatgattctgatttttaaatatttacctttCATGAATCAACCATCCATATTAAAATGTTCTAATCATTTTATCATGTAAAAAGGAAGGGGGGTTATATCTGTGGCCTTTCACAAAAGCAAGACACTTAACAACAGCAAGGGTCCCAGACCTCTTTTCTCCTGGGAGTTTGTGGTCAGCTGGTGgtcctgttctgttctgttcctCCTGATGTTATGGGTTCTTGCTTTGCCCTCAGAGAGTGGATGCTGACTCCAGTCAGACTTCTAACTTGCTTTTTCAGAAGATTCATCAAAGGagtcttctgtctgtttatcGAGGAGAGCTCAACTCCCAGGTGCATCCACAACTCCAGCTTGTTCCCCAGGACTTGATACTCTAAATCAGGATGAGCAACCACTTCCACACACTCATCCTGCATTTCTGGGTCTAATATCCCTTTCTCAGTTAGCTGATGAGCTGACAAGAATCATGAAGAATGCCTCttttctaaatttaaatatCACCTGCTCTGATTTAATGTAATGATTTACATCATTTCATAATAGCGTTGATAAAGCAATAACCAATGGAGTATGAACTACGAACATTTGTAAGAAATCAGTTGTAAAGGCTCTTTCAATAAGGGCAGAATTAATTTTTACTCCACacctttaatttgttttaatccaTGCACATGTGACTTTTAAGAttcttcattgtttttttctttcattctttctggTGAGTCTCTTCAGTTCCTCACTGCCATAACTATACAACAGTACAGAACAGCAGACTACATGCAAGTTTGACTTGAAGTGCTAATTCAAAGGAAATGTGTCAAAGAATGTTTGACTTATGCCTcactaaaaaaaacttttagtGCTCTTTTGCTT of Siniperca chuatsi isolate FFG_IHB_CAS linkage group LG7, ASM2008510v1, whole genome shotgun sequence contains these proteins:
- the rwdd2b gene encoding RWD domain-containing protein 2B; this translates as MSYLEWAESQLAEMELLSSMFPTQEELEITDQLALAELRAYVEGSDSTDSPPPSRPQFLIKQKLDTASIERTDVILSCAYPSEYPSVLPEITVRCAGLSRTQQTQLHTDLNAYLMENCQGEVCVLSAVDWVKDNLQLFINKRLSAALVPKKESASSQPQEVFSRLWIYSHHIYNKTKRKNILEWSKELALSGFSMPGKPGIVCVEGPQSACEEFWSRVKVLTWKKIMIRHREDIPLDRQGEDSRTVESIDSLRKFTGFEEAMFDPHGNRGNHMDLGQLYQFLNEKGCCDVFQIYFGIEGR